GGAGGCCAAGAGGGAAATCGCCGAGAGAGCAACCAGCGCGACCGACGATAGCTTACACAGTTTGAATGATATCAAAAACGACATATCCTGTCAACTCCGATCTCCCAAGAGATGTATCGACTCCACAAGGCCGACGATGGCTATATCGACGGGGATCCTCCTGCCGGGGATGACGTCAGCGGCATCCCCTCCGGAGACGGTATAAACCAGATCGCCGTATCCAGCAACCCTCTCCGTATCGGTGGCCACGACCGGAGAGCCGATAGGGTTGAGCCTCTCATCCAGCGGTTGGACGATCAAAAGCCTTATACCCTCGAACGACGGGTCCTTACGTGTGGCCACGATCGTCCCTATCACCTTCCCTAGGTCCATAATTAATCACCCGAATTTAAAGTAGGATAGTTGGAGAAGGAGGGGTTCTGTTCCGAAATCCGGTAGTTTTTGGAAAGCTCCCTCAACCGGTGTATTATCTTCAAGCTATCCTTCACCTTGAACGGATTCACGAAATTTCTGAGATATTGGGGTATCCTGCTTGCCCTGAGATAGAACTTCTTGTAAGCCTTTTTCAGCAGCCCTTCTATCTGCTCCTTGGTCAGGTTGTCCAGTCTCAAGACAGAATGCGCCCCATCGAACAGATCCCAGTTGAAATGAAGTATTCTGTCCTTTATCATCGAGAACAGCTTCGTGCCCGGGAACGGGGTGAGTATGGAGAATTGAGCATAGGTCGGGTCGATACGCGTCGCGTAGTTTATGG
This window of the Candidatus Poribacteria bacterium genome carries:
- a CDS encoding EutN/CcmL family microcompartment protein, with the protein product MDLGKVIGTIVATRKDPSFEGIRLLIVQPLDERLNPIGSPVVATDTERVAGYGDLVYTVSGGDAADVIPGRRIPVDIAIVGLVESIHLLGDRS